The Lucilia cuprina isolate Lc7/37 chromosome 5, ASM2204524v1, whole genome shotgun sequence genome includes a window with the following:
- the LOC111677620 gene encoding fibrillin-2 isoform X6 yields MARFLFYLVAAAIISVSAAVYEDCERPPSVQNANIKIEDEEDTIRAIYSCQTGFELRGPHELVCDLDTDEWNTNPPECVRTQRSNEVDEEDTEDAAAKAKRKKQQEILEDRMVSPALASTLDMSCVQAKVKAPEIRHGYVQKYDRRRRGDKVFLAAFYACNDNFEFEDSEINTLYCSERKWVGELPVCIALGEYTEGDEDEYEEYETGEEEAEEENVALPPPPPPTQPQTSEHEPEEISNEIPTREREHTEYHESSEVTNKIAETSHHEETEAVTELPAVVEPTPDPYAPRVLDYNCGPDNGGCDQKCERVLFPGENEPRIQCSCSQGFSLDPYDYSTCHDIDECAIKNGGCEQLCQNLPGSFQCTCESGLQIDTLTGNTCIDINECELPEVAAECRDGCENTHGSYRCIVPLNSREDVEEHSENSAGIIRTSEVLECSEGYRAEEGKCVDIDECTEGTSGCEMCVNIEGGYECTCPAGFDLADDEKTCVDIDECAIVSEEGEYEASYKLCSHDCKNTIGSFQCGCPERFHLSSDRRTCVVDTCNDLQNPDLNKTRCAYDCVDLVSGSYHCLCPEGYALTEDGYNCVEMTDICAEHAEACAPGICQPSEDRTTFSCICPLGYEEVNSKCVDIDECSRGVHKCSYECVNTEGNYHCLCPSGFRFAEGSEYECEDIDECEEQEGVCGALQCINLPATFNCICPDGREPNEEGACPNMVEDPCGAHQCSHECLPEGESFRCACPGNMTLDESGVNCIVADMCAINKNGCEQICKSEEGGICGCFDGFVLDVNGKSCIDIDECQINNGGCHQLCTNFAGSYACTCEAGFELADDQKTCLDVDECALGRHDCSHECVNVDGGFQCTCPQGYYLGETRSVCLDIDECIVTDHGCSHNCYNTQGSYICACPDGFTLSTDGKKCLGGHCDTDNGGCSHLCDPEKGCTCPLGWTLGADGKTCEDIDECLDQNGYCLHKCHNTLGSFECRCPDGSKPAHGEDACPITCPAGFTFSRDDPSKCEDIDECSLPGVCQYDCRNTNGSYECLCPRGYRLENGRECVDIDECLENNGGCLGGSCFNHNGGFECKCPLGYSLASDRKTCEKRVESRDQCQPFEAPANGEIHCTKYRHKKKRFYNTKCKVWCNQGYRLEGPSHRHCNASGQWDDHENKCLPIVCPRIPTPRNGVMLPQSCSLGSTYMGEQCRLKCNAGFVPVGKSVAICTSQMKWSYEGAFECVPMHIDTRLDATNDFTPSFMPTLHKQPLPSIQTTYQTRPLPNFAWKPPTFGGAGAVAGTGVQRPYIKCPRNTTVFLANGERTTHIILEKPVTNLDYRYIESSPAWTRDLQAHLGPGSYNVVFRGHDPITGRKARCKTVINVRHAEGPNIVFCTSSFEVQLAENQAYRSVVWEEPRFESKYGLKKIYKSRIPGELFGVGVHTVFYEATNDDGLTAKCEFKINVKEANPSKKLPMPSINLTPNKADSSSSVSNNLKYTNGLHPVNMVSPPVSHTVMAPVTHTAMSSVGHNVMSPVTHNAMSPVSHPSMISAQLLPGHESFIICPGQKPVKVTHAQSVDLPPNCYLKNVRLNPFRQFMSQRLMPRLWNSYYY; encoded by the exons ATGGcacgttttttattttatttagttgcagCTGCTATAATTTCAG ttaGTGCTGCAGTCTATGAGGATTGTGAAAGGCCACCCAGTGTCCAAAATgctaatataaaaattgaagATGAAGAAGACACAATTCGTGCCATCTACAGTTGTCAAACTGGTTTCGAATTACGTGGACCCCATGAATTAGTTTGTGATCTTGATACCGATGAATGGAATACCAATCCACCGGAATGCGTACGCACACAACGATCCAATGAAGTAGATGAAGAAGATACAGAAGATGCTGCCGCAAAGGCAAAAAGAAAGAAGCAACAAGAAATTCTAGAAGATCGTATGGTTTCACCAGCTTTAGCATCAACTCTGGACATGAGTTGTGTACAGGCTAAGGTAAAGGCTCCCGAAATTAGACATGGTTATGTACAGAAATACGATAGAAGGAGACGAGGCGATAAAGTATTTTTGGCTGCTTTCTATGCctgtaatgataatttcgaatTTGAAGATTCCGAAATAAATACATTGTACTGTAGTGAACGTAAATGGGTGGGTGAATTGCCGGTGTGTATAGCATTGGGTGAATACACCGAGGGTGATGAAGATG aatacgAAGAATATGAAACCGGTGAAGAGGAAGCTGAAGAAGAAAATGTAGCTTTACCACCACCCCCTCCACCAACTCAACCACAAACTTCAGAACATGAGCCCGAAGAAATTAGCAACGAAATCCCAACTAGGGAAAGAGAACACACTGAATACCATGAATCATCCGAAGTTACGAATAAAATCGCCGAAACATCACATCACGAAGAGACGGAGGCAGTAACTGAGTTGCCTGCAGTAGTAGAACCCACACCAGATCCGTACGCACCTCGTGTATTGGACTACAACTGTGGCCCCGATAATGGTGGTTGCGATCAAAAATGTGAACGTGTGTTGTTTCCCGGTGAAAATGAACCACGTATACAGTGTTCTTGTTCTCAAGGATTCAGTTTGGATCCTTACGATTATTCTACTTGTCATG ACATTGATGAATGTGCCATTAAAAATGGTGGCTGCGAACAGCTGTGCCAAAACTTACCTGGCTCTTTTCAATGTACTTGTGAAAGTGGCCTTCAAATTGATACACTTACTGGCAACACTTGCATTG ATATTAACGAATGTGAATTACCCGAAGTTGCTGCCGAATGCCGTGATGGTTGCGAAAATACACACGGATCTTATCGCTGTATTGTACCACTCAACAGTCGTGAAGATGTTGAAGAACACAGTGAAAACTCTGCCGGCATTATTAGAACCTCAGAGGTGCTGGAATGCAGTGAAGGCTATAGAGCCGAAGAGGGCAAATGTGTTGATATTGATGAGTGCACTGAAGGTACTAGCGGTTGTGAAATGTGTGTAAATATTGAGGGTGGTTACGAATGCACCTGTCCAGCTGGATTCGATTTAGCAGATGACGAAAAGACCTGTGTCGATATCGATGAATGTGCCATTGTTTCGGAAGAAGGCGAATATGAAGCATCTTACAAATTGTGTTCACATGATTGTAAAAATACAATTGGTTCCTTCCAGTGTGGTTGCCCAGAACGTTTTCATTTGTCGAGTGATCGCCGCACTTGTGTGGTAGATACCTGCAATGATTTACAAAATCCCGATTTGAATAAAACTCGTTGTGCGTATGATTGTGTAGACTTGGTTAGTGGTTCTTACCACTGCTTGTGCCCTGAAGGTTATGCCTTAACCGAGGATGGTTACAATTGTGTAGAAATGACCGATATTTGTGCTGAGCATGCTGAAGCCTGTGCTCCTGGTATCTGTCAACCCAGTGAAGATAGAACCACATTTTCTTGCATTTGTCCTTTAGGTTATGAAGAAGTTAACTCGAAATGTGTGGATATAGATGAATGCTCCAGAGGAGTACAtaaatgttcatatgaatgtGTAAATACCGAAGGCAATTATCACTGCTTATGTCCAAGTGGTTTCCGCTTTGCCGAGGGCAGTGAATACGAATGTGAGGATATAGATGAATGCGAGGAACAAGAAGGTGTTTGTGGTGCTTTACAATGCATAAATCTACCCGCCACTTTTAACTGTATTTGTCCTGACGGCCGTGAGCCAAATGAAGAAGGGGCCTGCCCTAATATGGTTGAAGATCCTTGTGGGGCTCACCAATGTTCCCACGAATGTTTGCCCGAGGGTGAGAGCTTCCGTTGCGCCTGTCCTGGCAATATGACACTCGACGAGTCGGGTGTTAATTGTATAGTAGCTGATATGTGTGCCATCAATAAGAATGGCTGTGAACAAATCTGCAAATCCGAGGAAGGTGGTATTTGTGGATGTTTTGATGGATTTGTCTTAGATGTCAATGGCAAATCGTGCATTGATATAGATGAATGTCAAATCAATAACGGCGGTTGCCATCAATTATGTACCAACTTTGCAG GTTCTTATGCTTGTACCTGTGAGGCTGGTTTTGAGTTGGCTGACGATCAAAAGACTTGTTTGGATGTGGACGAATGTGCATTGGGACGTCATGACTGTTCTCATGAATGTGTTAATGTAGATGGCGGCTTTCAGTGTACCTGTCCTCAGGGTTACTATTTGGGAGAGACTCGTTCAGTGTGCCTCGATATAGACGAATGTATTGTAACTGATCATGGTTGCAGTCATAATTGTTATAACACCCAGGGTTCTTACATATGTGCCTGTCCTGATGGTTTTACACTCTCGACTGATGGTAAAAAATGTTTAGGTGGTCATTGCGATACAGATAATGGTGGCTGCTCTCACTTGTGTGATCCAGAAAAGGGCTGCACCTGTCCTCTAGGTTGGACTTTGGGAGCTGATGGAAAAACTTGTGAAGACATTGACGAATGTTTAGATCAAAATGGTTATTGTTTGCATAAATGCCACAATACACTTGGTTCCTTTGAATGTCGTTGCCCTGATGGTTCTAAACCTGCTCATGGTGAAGACGCTTGTCCTATAACTTGTCCCGCTGGTTTCACCTTCAGCCGTGATGATCCCTCAAAGTGTGAGGATATCGATGAATGTTCCCTGCCGGGTGTTTGTCAATATGATTGTCGTAATACTAATGGTTCCTATGAGTGTCTCTGTCCCAGGGGTTATAGACTGGAGAATGGACGTGAGTGTGTGGACATCGATGAGTGTTTGGAAAATAATGGCGGCTGTTTGGGAGGTTCATGCTTTAATCATAATGGTGGTTTCGAGTGTAAATGTCCCTTGGGTTATAGCTTGGCTAGCGATAGAAAAACTTGTGAAAAGCGTGTGGAATCCCGTGATCAATGTCAGCCCTTTGAAGCGCCAGCAAATGGAGAAATCCACTGCACTAAATACCGTCACAAGAAGAAACGTTTTTATAACACCAAATGTAAGGTATGGTGCAATCAAGGTTATCGTCTAGAAGGACCCAGCCATAGGCATTGTAATGCTTCCGGCCAGTGGGATGATCATGAGAATAAATGTTTGc CAATTGTATGCCCACGTATTCCAACGCCAAGAAATGGTGTCATGTTACCGCAATCATGTTCTTTGGGTTCAACATATATGGGCGAACAATGTCGCCTTAAGTGTAACGCTGGCTTTGTGCCAGTGGGAAAATCAGTAGCTATCTGCACCTCACAAATGAAATGGTCCTATGAGGGTGCATTTGAGTGTGTGCCAATGCATATCGACACACGACTAGATGCCACAAATGATTTTACACCTTCCTTTATGCCAACTCTACACAAACAACCATTGCCCAGCATACAGACTACGTACCAAACACGTCCTTTGCCCAATTTTGCCTGGAAGCCACCCACATTTGGAGGTGCTGGCGCTGTTGCTGGAACTGGTGTTCAGAGACCCTACATTAAATGTCCTCGTAACACCACCGTATTTTTGGCCAATGGTGAACGTACTACTCATATTATCTTAGAGAAACCAGTTACCAATTTGGATTATCGATATATTGAATCATCCCCTGCCTGGACTCGTGATTTGCAAGCTCATTTAGGACCTGGCAGCTATAATGTAGTATTCCGTGGTCATGATCCAATTACAGGCAGAAAAGCCCGTTGTAAAACTGTTATAAATGTAAGACATGCCGAAGGACCAAACATTGTTTTCTGCACATCATCATTTGAGGTACAATTGGCTGAAAATCAAGCTTATCGCTCCGTAGTATGGGAAGAACCTAGATTCGAAAGCAAATATGGTTTAAAGAAAATCTACAAATCTAGG ATTCCTGGTGAATTATTTGGTGTCGGAGTGCACACTGTCTTTTACGAGGCCACCAATGATGATGGTTTAACTGCGAAATGtgaatttaaaatcaatgttAAAG AAGCCAATCCCTCTAAAAAGCTACCTATGCCTTCCATCAATCTTACCCCCAATAAAGCCGATTCCTCTTCAAGTGTTAGCAAtaacttaaaatataccaatggTCTACATCCAGTTAACATGGTGTCACCACCGGTTTCTCATACAGTAATGGCGCCCGTTACTCACACCGCCATGTCATCTGTTGGCCATAACGTCATGTCGCCTGTTACCCACAACGCTATGTCACCTGTCTCTCATCCCTCTATGATTAGTGCTCAACTTTTGCCTGGCCATGAATCGTTTATAATTTGCCCTGGCCAAAAACCTGTTAAGGTCACACATGCCCAATCT GTCGATTTGCCTCCCAATTGTTACTTGAAGAATGTACGTCTCAATCCGTTCCGCCAGTTTATGTCTCAACGCCTAATGCCTAGACTTTGGAActcatattattattaa